GCACAATCTACCCTCCAGATGCATTTTCCAGAACACACATCCCTAAAGGCCTGGATAAGCTGCTTAAGAACAGTTTTGACCATTCCAAGTTGTTTTTATCAGGACAGCCATATCATGTTCTAAAACACCTATTTACACTCCAAAGactacagaagagaaaaataccacttcCAAACTGTATGCATTGGAGTTCCCACTAAAGCATGGGTTTCCCATTATGCCAATGCCATCAGGATAGCAATAAACACACATtgtaatatggaaaaaatgaaagattaagggaaatagattttatattttctattaaatagcGTGCATCATATTTAAGCTCATCATGAATTTTCTGGATATCGGGgtcacaaagaaaacaagaagtgaaGAGTTCCAAGTTCAGTCTTACTACTTTGTATTAATATCAGACATTAGCAAGCACAACTTCAAGCACAATGGAAAAAGAGGTTTTGAACAGACCCAGAGCACAGGCACACAGTGAATATACCAGTTAAATACACTgtgaatgtgattttttttttttaaaccattagGAAAATGTACTGCAAGAGAACTGAAATTAGTATATCCCTCTGCTTACAACCCCTGACACATTATACACTGCTTCCCTAAAACAGATTCCACACCATGGAATTGTAGTCAAAGTTATCAAAACCCCTGAGAAATACAACAAAGCCATCCTGCATTCATTATTCACATCCTCGTGCTGGTTTTGGAGCCAAATGCACCCACTAACTCTGATCTTCTTCCAACTGAACTTCAAGCAGAAGTCCCACCAGGTTACAAGAGTCACTTGacaaaaacatcttttcctACTTTAACATCATCTGGTTCTAACAATTCAGATAACAGCACGAACACATGAATGCAACCAAGTTGCACCTGCTCAGCTGAGCCACAGCACACAAAGGCTCACAGCAATACACACCAACTCATTTGTGCCACAACAAGTCTCCATCAGTTCACTGTGAATACCTCATGAAGAGAAAAGAGGCCAACTCATTCCATTTGTTGGACAGAATAAAAGCTAGAGGGCTTAGCATGCATAGCACAATCCTACATCACAGGCTTAGGTTCTTTGTCTTTACCTGGTAGTCCTGAGGAATGAAGTTGTCTATGATAAGCATCTGAAGACGAAGTTCCCTGCTCAGCTGCCGAATATTCTCTAGTAATCCTTCAATCTCTCTCTGATGCTCTTGTTGCAGATCTGCCATCTGAAGACAAACCAGGCATTTGAGAGGCATCAGAGCTAGCTTAAGACATGGTAACAGCCTAAAAGAGAACAGTCTTCTGCCtatacaaacaaaagcaaactctGGTTATAAGCACTAGAATATTTATCTCTGAAGAGTAAACCCTCTGAAACGTTCCAGCTCAGAGATGGCTAAAAGTAGCATTAATTTCTCAGTTTCACAAAAACGAAACTGGCCTTCTGCCAATCCAAGCTCTGCACCAGCTAAGAGCAGATGAAGAGTGTGCAGACCAGTTATATCCCTGGCAAGATTTCAAGGAAAATCTCTGATCTCAAAGACAAAATGCACTTTTCATGAAACAGGAACTCTAGATACCAGCCAAAGGACACATTGATCCAGTGACTGAGGAAAGAGATCACGAGGGCAACAGGCAGAAAGGACAGACAGCTAAGAGCAGAGGAGCATTTGGGCTGCCACAGAGCAGGAGATCAGGCTGCCAGCaaacaacttttattttgtttcagaaataaccAGTGTTTTTCCTTGAAGTTCTGAATATCTCAGGGTCTCACACATACCCCAACTCTCAGCCTGCCTTGGGGAAAAGCTCTACAACATGCCTCTATGAAGCTTTGACAGCACAATTAATTAGATCTTTTTGAATTATGTGAGCCAAATGgacaacacagaaaaacatttctaaacatATGGCACTTTTTCCAGTGTTACAAAGCTGATGGCTTACCCTTCCCAGCTATAGTCCCTTACGTGATCATAGGCTGAGGACTTCGGACACTAACCTCTGATTTTGCAGCCATAAGCATGGTCCAaactttcttcagctttttggTTTTCCCCTGTGCTTCTTCCTGGAGGCTGGTGTACTTCTCCTCGATGTCCAAGCGTTCTTGCTGTGTGCAAGATTTAGCACAGACATCCACACATTAACATAATCAAAGAAACTATCTGCAATAGTATGAACAAGAGGAGAAACTActtgaacaaaacaaagcatttgcCAAGGACACGGAGACCTGGCTTAGCCAGGCTGGCTCAGACCCACAGCGATCACACTGCCCTACAGGTGAGCCCTGCCAACATGTGGCCTCTGAAGTGGTTAGCTTCTGCTGTGCTTCCAGAGTGGAGCCACGTTTCATCCACATGAGCAATGCCAAGGCACACAATGTGGTGTGTCCTGCCATTGCTATTTTGAGACAGCTACAGCATATAAccccacctccttctcctcAAGCTCCTTGCGAAGCTGTTCTGCTCTCTTCCTTCGTTCTTCCAGTTCCATATTGGATTCTTCTAGaagcttctcctgctcctctgcttttgCCAGCAAGTCCACTCCTCCCACAATCACCTTCTTCTCCAACGCAGACAGTTTCTCCAACAGGGACTGGTGCTCTTGTCTAGCGAGACAGGTAAGCGTAAAACCTCCTATCCTACAGTGCTCGCAAGGCAGCAGGTCCAGCTCAGTTTTACAGCCCAGACAGCATTCACAAGGCTGGAAAAACGTGTCTTGCTGCCAAGGGTTTAAGTTGGGGTGAGGCAGTGCAAGTGAACGCAGGGAGTTCCCTGAGCTCCAGCTCCCATCGCTTTCTCTCAAGCAAAACCAGGTCAGCAGAGAAGTCTCTCCTGCTGCAAGTCCCCTCTGTGAGGGGCTGCAAGGCACCAGCGATATTACCAGGCTACCCAAggcacccccctccccaaaggCCCCACCAGCCAGCGATGAccagaggcagctgcagcaacagAAGCGAGTGAACAGAGATcaaggcagggcagcagagatGCAAACCAGGAATGCTGGCTGCTGTTGGAGCAGCCTCTGACAGCAGGACTGTCCTATTTGCATGGGCCAGTGCGATCTCAGCAGCTTTTCAGCTCCAGACTGGAGAACCCCTACACCCAAAATGACATGCTCGTGACAGTGTGCTGCGGGAAACCTGGCCTGCTACACAGCTGTTGCCCACTGGGCCAAGCAGTACAGCAGTACTGCTGCTCTTCACAGGTCTCCGTGGTTTGGAGGACTCATTTATGTTTCTAGGCTGCCTTGCACAACTAGATAAAgttaagagaagaaagaagtggcAAAAGGATAAAGTTTGTCTTTTCCATCTGCTCTAAACTCTGAAACCAGGGCAAGCTCCTCTTTCACTACGATAATAGCAAGAGCTGATGTTCAGTACGAAGTTTGACGGGCACCTCACCATGGCATCTCCAGATGTCCATAACTGAGTTGTAgattaaggaaggaaaaacccaCACGACCACACAAACTGCTTAAAGCAGGGTACTCACTGAGCTTTAAGCaagtctttttctctcttctccagttCGGCTctggctttatttctttcttcttcttccatatCGAGCTTAGTTTCAAgagcttttctctcctcttcaaTCTTTGCTTGCATCTCTACCATCTTATCAGGGGAaactttctttttgcctttggaAGAGATAGGGGAAACAAATTagttcacagaaaaataagacagcCTCTGtatcacagcattttttctcAAGTTCATATTCAATACTTGCatttaacaaaaattaatttaattagatATCAGCTCCAAGCTGGGCACAACTCAGTCTTTCAAATCCTGTTTTAACATTGACCAGTTGTCACCAGTTCCTACAGAGAAAGAACGCTATATAACTAACACTGTAACATAATGCCcccaaaatagaaaacataCGAAGAACACTTGGAGAAGGAACACTGCCTAAAGAGAAGTCTGAGCTGGAAACTCAGGTGTTCTAACTATGCAGCCTAGgccaaatgaaggaaaacagaagactgCCTTGACCTACAGCTACAAGAGCTAAAGTACCAAGAGTTATGTACTCAAATTTCAGATTAGCATCCCCACCACACCCCTTGTTCATTGTCCTCCTTACGGGCTTACCTATTGCAAAGCGAACACGTAGACATTTTAAGAACACGCTACTATGAAAATACAGAGACTAGAGAAATTCAGAACAGCCCTATGAAAAACAGGCAATTAAAGAAACTTTTTGATGGTATTCAATCTATGTAACAGTGACTACCCACAGATTTGAAAGTACTGAGGTTTGCTGTGACTTATCAACTGCGTCTTTACAACATAACTACTACTGCAGCAAACCAGGTACATTTCATAGAGGGTTACAAAGGAAGTGGCCAGAGCAACGCATCGGCCCGAAGGGTTGGTCCCAAAAACctgtgattttgaaagaaagcgTGAGGCTGCTACTCTTGGAAGCCACTCCACAAGTCTTGAGTCAACTTTCATTGTAATCCCAGGAGTGCCTAAGGCAGGTGAACAGAGATCCTTGGGGGTTATTTGGAGTGAAAGCGAGCCCAGCCTACGTGCATTTCCTCAAATCCACAAGTCTCCCACAAGTCCTAAATCTCCCTTTATTCACTACATGCAAATCCTTCGTTTTATTGTTTTGCTCTTCTccagacacaaaaaaaaccccacatagAATCCAGATGCCTAGAAACTAACAGAAGCCATCAACTGTCAAGGGACTGTTTTTCACAGTGACATAATGCATATTGTCAGAACATGCTCAAGAAGTCGTTCAGTAAAAggcttcccttccctccagtctTCATAGCATTCAgctttatttatatacatatatgacCTCTAACAGACAGACAAAATGCATTGTATCTGTAAACATGCATGCAGGTATGTATGTATCTGTATACATGTTTTGTTCACACACACAGGAGATTTAATTAGTTTTGTGGCAAGGCAAGGACTTCAGCACTACAGCAAACAATGTCTTAGTTTCCATCTGCTAAACTTTGGAATCAGATAATAAGCACTTATTTCCGGGTTTGTGGcggaaaaatctctctctctagTCTTTGAGTAAGAAGCTTTCTGAAAGTGCTATACAGAGCTCATCATATTAAAAAGAGATAAGCCAGATAAAGGCTTCTTACTGTTAGTACACAGCCCTATATATTCTCAGTttaggagaaaaatgtgaaccAAACCAAGTTGTAAGACCCTTTCACAAGCTCTGCAATTGTATTATAAGGAGATGGAAATCAATTACACCAACCTGCTTGATCTTGCATTAAGAGGAAGTAGAAAGCAAATCGCAGAGAGGCAGCATATGCataaaaagaggaggaaagaaaatatattattccTTTGATCATTTTGGACAATCATCAGCATCAGaacaaacattaattttatatgCATGTTTCTAGAGTAGAAAACACAGGATAATCATCACTAAAAAACTCCGTTAGAGCAAACATTAATGCATCATGATTTTATGCTAAAGCAGAGAAAGTTTCTGTACTTCAGAGTGCTTTGCATATCCAGGATAATCTTCAGCTCACTCTTGCATTCTTCTGCCCATTCAATGCAATGCAGAATCTAAATGTAACATTATGAGCCTGCCGCAAAGATCATGCCCTAAGAAACAATTAAAGAGGGTAGATTTCTTCAACAAGAGACTTaatacttcccccccccaactcaAGACAGCCAATTCTGTTACATTACCTGTAAAATATTAGCATACAAAAGAGACATTAAGTTTTAACCAAGTTTCCAGGCCAATTCTTTGCAAGATACATGACAGCTGCACATAGGAGTCTCAGCACAAGATTTCTCCATTTAATTACACAAGGTATTAGTAGGTTAATTTGCAGTAACTGATGCTTCCATAGAGGTATATAGCCAGTTTCGGTTATTCAAGCAAGTGCAGCAAAAAAGGCAGGACAGGAAAGGGATAATGAAAGACACCACATGCAAAAGGGTCACGCTTGAGGACAGTTAATATCCCAAACCATATATAGCCACACTTATCCTCATCACCAAAAGCCCAGTGCAACATCCATAACAGGGCTGTCTCCAAACTTGCAGGAGATGGACTCATCCACCCACTGCCACATCAGCAATTTGCTATTAACTGTCCTcatccaaataaaatattcacgTTTCAAGCAAGCTTTGAAAGAGCAAGTTTGAAGCAAGCAGATTTCCAAGCCTACCATCATATGACCCACCAAAGGTCTCCCTTAGGTTGTGACCCTTCTTAACCTGCCACCACACTTTCTCTGAGCTGATGCTTTCCACTAACGTAACTAGTATAAGTGTGACTGAACTATACAGCAATACTTTCCAGACACTCTCCACACAGGGAGGAGAGTAGACTGCATCTATACAGGATAACCACGACAGTGAGTGAAGTCCCTACAAGCCAAGTCCTGAGAtgtcatttatttcttcagtcaTCACTGACTGACTGTAGGGTTTTTAAAGGGACAGAGCCCTCTCTGATCAGGAGCAGACCAGACTTTCCTCACTGCTAGACCAAAATCTAGATCCCTTGTTCCTCGGAACTAAGTCCCACAGTGATCAAGAACTCAATGCCATGGGGCAGTTAAACCCCAGCCACCACTGAGGATTCTTTCTTTTGGCAGATACTTAAACAAAAAGCCAATCAACCAAGCGTTaccacattttctttgcaagtaTAAACCTCGTGTTGTTTGTTGGCTGCTCCATTCATTTTCTCCAAAACTAATTTTGAGAAAGCAGAGTCCAATATAACACAGCACAACCCATTTCACCTGTCTAGTTGTCCTTTTTATGAACTCATTGTAGCAACTCCCATAAAAAAGTTAGCTCAGACTTCTTCCTGATATTTTAGAGGGAGCGTTTAACACAAGTTGCAAACTGTTTGTTTTAACCTATCATTTCTCAATTGTCTTTAAATCTTGCTCAAGCAGCATACTAAATTGCTTCCTATTCTCTCACATATCTGGCTAACAATGCGCACATTGAACAACTGTTTCAAGCATGgaagcagcaaaggaaaggcaTGCTTTAGCAGAGTTAAAAATTCAGGTTTATCTTTCCAACAGACATAGCGGGGAAGAGTGCAGCATTGCAAAATGGAGTGTGCAGATTATGGAAAGGCCAAAGCTTAAAGGACTGAAGAGCTCCCACTCACTAGTGAAGGACTTATCCAGAGGTTTCTCTATGACAGAGCATGTGGAGTCTGAactactgctgctgctactgcctggaaaacagaaatgcgTCCCACAGAAAAAcccagagaggaagaaacatgCAGATGGGAAGTTAGTTCTTAAGGAAAGAAACCCAGAAGGGCCAGCAACCTAGTTCAAAAAGGCACAAGTTCCCATTAGGAAGCATTTGCTAGGATCCCTCCCAGACTCAGCTTGCAAAGCCAACTATTTCCCAGCACAAAATAGCATGCTCAGAAAGACACTTCAGTTAAAACCCATCTTAACCAGCCTACAGCTTAAAACAACATGCCAAGGCAGCTTCCATTTCAAGCaacaacagcacagaaaaccaGATCATAGTGGAGAAGGCTGTGGATATCTGCAGTAGCAGAGGATTCAGTGACCAGGAGTCCTTTCCAGTGTTATGTACATGGCAATGTGCACTCCTCCCTCTAGAAGGCAGAATCAGCTTACACAGGGACAGTTACTGTACATACTCCTGCTGAGCAGCACCCTTACTTAGGGAACTCAGAGTAGCTTGTTTGGAAGTTCAGTAAGTCACAGTTATTTGCTCTCTATTCCTTTCAAGCAGCATTCTGAAGGTGGTCTCCTCCTGGGAGGAGATTTGGGCAGGACTTGGTTCTTGGAGACAGTGGTCAATCTTTTTGCTTCTAGAAATTACcaaaaggtgaaaaatgaagttgttaCAACTACCAAAGGCATGACAAAGGTCATTTACAACTCTACTTGGACAGATACCAAAATGAAGAGAGTGCATCTAAAGCAGGAACGCTTTAACAGgaattttttaaacagatgtgGGTGCTTCAGGACAGGAAGGCAGTTTGAATGCCAAAATTAGTTTACTAGAGAAGCTGGAAGTTGAGGTGTAGCACTGGGCTTGACTTCTCTGCTCCCCATGAAGAAACATCAGAGAGGTTCTAGGGGCACAGCAAGCTCCCTGGAAGCCACAGCATCCCATGGTACACAATGACCTGCAATTCTAGGTTCAGCAACATCCCTTGGGATTTAGATGTTACGCAGTAGTTTAACACTGGTGTAGAACAAAGCAAACTTCACCATGGGATTTCCAGAGTGCTCCCAAACAAGGGATGTGCAGCTGCcattcagcttttcagcttgCACAAAGACACCCAAAGGTCAAGTTTTTCCTCTATCAACATAAAATAGGACACCAGAAGAGTGAGTTATTGAACACCTATAAGACAGATGAATCCTTTGCCTAAACCACAGCCAAAATTCCCCTCCAACCATTCCCATGGTTATAAAAACCCGCATCTGCCTACCATTGATCTTTGGTGtcttcttcctcccacctctgTGAGCAGGGGAAGTTCCACACCACCAGTCACAAGCCATACACAGCCACCTTGCGGCAACCAGGGAGCCACCACAAAAGGGGATGTTACCACAAGCACAACTACCCAAGTGGAAGCAGATACTACACAGGTTCGGAGCTGTTCATCTACGGAGATGGCACCAAATAGCTTCGTTTCTAGGAGAGGCATGATAATTGCAGCGGCAGTAGGGCAGCTCTACAACTCCACTTttccctgcctggctctggcTACAGTTTCTGACACCAGCTCCTGGATAAGAGGAGACTGGTGGCACTGACAGGAATCTCTACTGCCTTACCCCGCCGTTTCTTCCGcttctccccatcctctccAATCTCCCCATCGTCatcttcatcctcctcttcaGAATCACTGGTCTCGGAACCAGATATCTCTTCCCCTAGAAGAGAAGAGTGTGCTTTTTGATGCGCTTTCCTTCACCTCATACCAGCTTGTTACTGTGACAGCAGCATTCGTCCAAACCCAGCAGTGTCCGACATCAGCTTATGAGCACCTGCAGAAGTCATTAACTGTTGAGCAGACAGACAGCTTGCTGTGGCTCAGGAAACTTAAGGAAAATCAAGATAAGCAATTTAATGCTGCGAAGTCAGTGTGTGTATATGTTAAAGCTCAAGTGGTGCTTTTCATGGGAAATAAAGCATCTGCTGAAGTGCTAAGCTACTGCTAAAACACTGCTGAAGTGTTAAGCTACAAAGTTTACCTAGCAGGACCTCCCCATACCTTCTCTTCCATCTcagataaaagagaaaacagtcagATGAACAAAGTTCACACAGACTTGCTACTTAATCAGACACCTGTATACATTATGCTAGATGGCTGTTAATTGAGAAAAGTGTCCAGTTTCACAGGTTTTTATCATTGTTGCCATTGCAGACACAACGCTTAGATGTTTCAGGCTGAGTTTGGAAACCAAACTGAAGAGAGTCCAACATTTAACACCCTGGCCTCCCAGTAACGTTAGCAAACATAAGGCTGTTTGTTCTGTAGCTTAGAGTCTAAAATTTAAGAAGCCACCCTCAGCCCACCAGGGATGAAACAGCTACACCCAGCTCCCAAACCTTGAAGAAAGCATTACTGACCATTTCCTGCTTCTCCTGAATGGGAGAGACCCCAAACAGCAAGCCATGTTGGAGTTACTGCTACAGCTGTTCTGTGCTGTGAGCACCTCTCTGGAGAGAGATGTTGTGCCAAGGTCACTGTTTACTAAGCATCCCTCTGGCAGGGTCCTTCGATGCTGATGGACTAACAGCATCACAAGGCCATGAAGTTACAGGGCTTAAAGAAGCTTCTTGTTTCTCTGTGCACTGTTGAAAGTCAGCCCCAGTTCTAGCTCTGCAAATTTGGTTCATTTTCCCCCGCAAAAAACCACATCTCTCCTCCTCaaacagggaaaacatttgACCTTTTGTTACGGTACGTTTTTAATTCCCTACACCGCGTCCTGCCGTGCCCAGAGCCCTCCTGCTCCCCGGGCACACCTCGCTCAGCCCAGAAGCCATCGGTTACCCTAGTGCCAAGTGCCACCTAGCGGGCAAAGGTgggccccgccggccccgccacCACCCCACCGCCCTGGGGACACCCCTCCTGGAACCCAGCAgggcaaacaaaaccaggacactggccTGCACCAGCTACCGAACTCGTGTGAGACATCTTCAAATAGCAAAGAACGTTCACGCTCAAACAGAACGAGCATTGGTACCGAGAGGAACACTAGGAGGAAGGGGAATCTCACCTTCTTCCAGTTTTTTCTTAAgctcttcaatttctttttgaaactggCGGAGCAAAGCATCCTTGGGATCTTCATTAATCCTCGCCTTGTTCTTTATGTTCTTGGCTCGGTTCGCATACCTGAGAGTGCTGATGGTCTCATCGTAGTTGTAGTCTGCCGGTCCAATGTTTGCACACTGTGACACACGGAAGACCGAGTTACTGGAGGACAGAGTGTCAGAGCCCAGAACAAGTAATTTCAGGGACCCATCCCCAGCTCTGCCGATCTCACACTGCTACTCTTTCCCAAGCTTTCCTGCCGCTTCTATGCCAAAGCTGCTTTTGGCTACTCAAGCACAGCTTCTATTTGATTTTACACACACGTGTACATTTGCACTGTGTTTAGAGCCTCATCTGTACagaggcaaagagaaaagatagaaaaagaTGCACACAGAAGGTTCTCTAAGCTGCAAACAGCTCTGAAAGAGGTAAATGCCAGGCTGTTCTCATGGCAAACTCCCTATGCTATCCCTGTAAAAATGCAGCTCGATAGCTGGCACTGGAAAGGGCACCTCAGCTTACCATCATGGTTTTGGAGTTGCCCCCCAGAGAATCCTGAAGGAGCCGTGTAAGTTTGGAGTTTCGGTAGGGCACATGGGTGCTCTTGCCATCCACCAGTGCAGAGATAACATTCCCCAGTGTGGAAAGAGAGAGGTTGATCTTAGTAGCTTCCTTCAGTCGCTGCCCCGTGGCTCCAGTTTTCGCCTGTCTTTCAGAACCCTGGAAGCGGaacaggaagcagcagcaggacttaCAACAGATCCTCTAATACATCTCCTCCCTCCAAACAGGATCAACTACACCTGAAGTCTTGCTAGCAGCCATGTCACTAACCACCTCATCCATTATTAGAGAACCTGGCTAAGTACCTCAGACATTGTTAAAGAGACAAGCCAAACAGCTCTTAACTGAAGCTTTCAGTGCTAGCAAATTCTGGATTGATCAAAGTAATGCAGCTGGGAAAACGGAGATTTTGTCCCCATGAACAAAAATGCTATGAGAAGCAAGTCAGCAGTTACGAGGCACCTCAGCTGGAGCTGCTAAGCACCATCTCCAGCCTCTCCTATCAGCAGATCAAGGGAGAAAAGCAACACTGCAATTATTTTAGAGTTTCATAGAGCAACCTAAACATACATCATGTAAATAAAGTTAACATGCAGACATTGAATGCCTTTGGTCTCCCCTTTCCTGGATTTTCTCCAAGGAAAGATACACCAGTGTAAAGTTTGGGATAGAGACACATTTTACCAGCACAATTACATTGGTTAAAAGTGAGTGACAGAGGGAGGGAACCTGCAAGTGATGAACTGCATGGTCACAAccctcaaaaaaccccccaaacctcTTGCAAAGACCCAGTTCTGCTGTCCAGAGAGCTCTTTCCAATATAGTTTATTCATTTAATGATTAATTTATAGAAGCAAGAGAGCCCTTTTACTGGGACAGGCTCTAGCAACAATAAAGACTCTTCCAGGTACACCTCTAATTTAAGGCCCCGAGTGAATACTTCATAGAAGTCAAATGTTAAACAGAAGTCTGGGCTTTAGCTCTGAAACATGGGACATGCCCTTTACAGTGCCTTCAACATGAGCAGCCATGCCCACCACGCGTTATGGCAGACCCGGCTGGTCTTACTCACAGCAAGATCAACGAGATGCAGTTTGCCCATGCGCACGTGCATGTTTCCATCAACCCCCTTCTCACTGCACTCAATAGTGATAGTGAAGATGGCGTGCGAACGAGAGCTGTGCTCATTCATGTTTGTGGCACCAACAGAACCTTTgaatagagagaaaaagcaatgatGTCTTCAGAAGGAATCACATGCTCCTGTAACACCCTTCCTGCTCTCAAAGGAGACTTATCCCCACCTCTTTACCCAACCCTTTTTTCAGAAGATTGAAGAGGGATGCTCAGACTTAACAGCAAACTGTATTCTTGGGCACTGAAGTTGCAGCACATCTCCAGTCTGGACTAGCACAAGTGTTACAGCCTGCTGTAGCTCTAAGCCAACCACAGACTCCCATCTCAAGAGCAGCAATAGTTGTCATCTGTTTCTTTAAGGCTACAAACATCAGTAGCCTAAGGCATTCACAGCTGATCCCTGAGAACAGctgtattttgagaaataagaacaCAGCAATCCATGCCAAGAGCAACAGTAGTCAGAACTTCAGGTTGTAAAAGGATCTGAGCTTAACTAAGAAGTCTTCCAGAAAACATAAACCACCTCCCActcacagcacagcacaggtcTAGTTGTTCATCCTGATCAgaacagaagagggaaaaggaccAACACACACACTAGTAGTTCTGACAACGCTGACTGCCCTCATTGCATCCTCCCCTTTGCCATTTCCCCCACTTGCACTGGCTGACCTAGGAAGCAGAGCCTTCTTCACCTGCGTCTGCACAAAAGGGGTTTGGGAGGGGAtatcctttttcctctgctcagctGAACAATCTTTCCAGCATTAGGACTAGGATCTCTTCCTGTGGTCTCATAACCAGACCTGTGTTCTGTCCGAGCTATAAACCTGCCCACAGCAAGACTACGTACGGTTCTTGTGGCCCAGGGTCATGATTCTGTCCATATCATCTGCATTGTTTACAACATAAGCTGAAAGGTCTTTGATATAAACTCCCACATCAGGTCTCTCTTTAACCTAAGAGAGAAACAGTTTAGACTGAGCATCCTTAGGAGAATCCCCAACAGCAATTTTCAGCTGTACTGTAATACTACAGCGATTTACTCCTCCAGGCTCTGGTTTGCGCATAAAACACTCCAACACTCAGAATCACAGCAGCTACGGAATAAAGACTCATGCAGGACAATATTCCACTGGTTTCCCCTGGTGGCAAATAGCGACTTCAAATCTCAGTCTCCAATTCCTAGAAAGACTGCCAAGGGGCCTTTGGGGTAAGGCACAAAACCAATTCAGATGGACCAGCCAGTTTCTCACTACGCAACTGACCAAGTGGAAAAGATCCAGGGAAGTCAGCAGTGATATCCAGCTACTGTATCTTAAAGGAAACAGTACACATGATGAGGAGCCCAACCTCCCACTTCCCTTCAAGTGCTTCTCTgctctttaaaatacaatattgcTCCCTGattcaaaacaaacatcacATTCAGAACAGCAGGCTCACCTCTAATCTCTGCGTCTGGTCTTTTCCTAGCAGGTCCCGCACTTCTTCATTGT
This portion of the Gymnogyps californianus isolate 813 chromosome 14, ASM1813914v2, whole genome shotgun sequence genome encodes:
- the KIF3A gene encoding kinesin-like protein KIF3A, whose protein sequence is MPINKPEKLDKPESCDNVKVVVRCRPLNEREKATGYKMAVNVDEMRGTITVHKTDSSNEPPKTFTFDTVFGPESKQLDVYNLTARPIIDSVLEGYNGTIFAYGQTGTGKTFTMEGVRAVPELRGIIPNSFAHIFGHIAKAEGDTRFLVRVSYLEIYNEEVRDLLGKDQTQRLEVKERPDVGVYIKDLSAYVVNNADDMDRIMTLGHKNRSVGATNMNEHSSRSHAIFTITIECSEKGVDGNMHVRMGKLHLVDLAGSERQAKTGATGQRLKEATKINLSLSTLGNVISALVDGKSTHVPYRNSKLTRLLQDSLGGNSKTMMCANIGPADYNYDETISTLRYANRAKNIKNKARINEDPKDALLRQFQKEIEELKKKLEEGEEISGSETSDSEEEDEDDDGEIGEDGEKRKKRRGSSSSSSSDSTCSVIEKPLDKSFTNQAGKKKVSPDKMVEMQAKIEEERKALETKLDMEEEERNKARAELEKREKDLLKAQQEHQSLLEKLSALEKKVIVGGVDLLAKAEEQEKLLEESNMELEERRKRAEQLRKELEEKEQERLDIEEKYTSLQEEAQGKTKKLKKVWTMLMAAKSEMADLQQEHQREIEGLLENIRQLSRELRLQMLIIDNFIPQDYQEMIENYVHWNEDIGEWQLKCVAYTGNNMRKQTPVLDKKEKDPFEVDLSHVYLAYTEESLRQSLMKLERPRTSKGRSRPKTGRRKRSAKPGAVIDSLLQ